A window from Gammaproteobacteria bacterium encodes these proteins:
- a CDS encoding HDOD domain-containing protein, with protein sequence MPIAPHELVKGIAKLASLPEVCVRVNEMVDDPRCSAADVGKVISRDTALTAQLLRIANSSFFNFPSKISTVSRAITVIGERELRYLVLALSAIRTFNQIPIELTNMASFWRHSVYCGVVSRLIATKCHVLHSERLFVAGVLHDVGMLVILNRVPELERVVLYRSNTGSEPVYLAEREVLGCDHADVGAELLRHWNLPSVLIETVACHHDIEKAVDAKLDAAIVHIANVISNRAELPMDYEVIPEFNPKAWELTGLDESVLPEIAEEAGVMFAESWALIQPLVRKAR encoded by the coding sequence ATGCCGATAGCTCCCCATGAGTTGGTCAAAGGGATAGCCAAGTTGGCATCGTTGCCAGAGGTATGTGTCCGGGTCAATGAAATGGTGGATGATCCGCGCTGTTCGGCGGCCGATGTCGGAAAGGTCATTAGCCGCGATACGGCATTGACCGCTCAGTTGTTGCGTATCGCCAATAGTTCCTTCTTCAATTTCCCATCCAAGATTAGTACCGTCTCCCGGGCGATTACGGTTATTGGTGAGCGCGAGTTGCGTTATCTTGTGCTGGCATTGTCGGCGATCCGTACTTTTAATCAGATTCCTATTGAACTGACCAATATGGCCAGTTTCTGGCGCCATAGTGTTTATTGCGGTGTGGTATCCAGGCTGATTGCTACCAAATGTCATGTGCTGCATAGCGAGCGCTTGTTTGTCGCCGGGGTGTTGCATGATGTAGGGATGTTGGTGATTTTGAATCGGGTACCAGAGCTGGAGCGTGTAGTGCTGTATCGCTCGAATACCGGTTCGGAGCCGGTTTATCTGGCTGAGCGTGAAGTGTTGGGATGCGATCATGCCGATGTGGGGGCCGAGTTGTTAAGGCACTGGAATTTGCCATCGGTGTTGATCGAAACCGTTGCCTGTCATCACGATATCGAGAAGGCAGTTGATGCCAAACTGGATGCGGCAATCGTGCATATCGCCAATGTGATTTCCAATCGTGCGGAACTGCCAATGGATTATGAGGTCATTCCTGAATTTAATCCCAAGGCCTGGGAATTGACGGGGCTGGATGAGAGTGTCTTGCCAGAAATTGCAGAGGAGGCAGGGGTGATGTTTGCCGAATCCTGGGCTTTAATTCAGCCGTTGGTGCGTAAAGCCCGCTAG
- the glgP gene encoding alpha-glucan family phosphorylase → MTPLEPFIHVPRIAYFSMEIALRSDIPTYAGGLGVLAGDTLRASADLELPLVAVTLVSRLGYFRQELDAQGRQIEHPDPWSPEQWTRRLDAKISVPVEGRDVWVQAWLWVVKGVMDYPVPVILLDTDVDENDPRDRELTHYLYGGDEKYRFKQEVVLGIGGARMLQALGFDVHTYHMNEGHSAMLTLQLLWRFEHPAENSKSKYDVERVRLLCLFTTHTPVESGHDKFSYDLVREVIDDFVDINVIKSLAGEEHLNMTSLALNLSNYVNGVAKSHALLSNHMFPGYRVHAITNGVHPATWASKSFNKLYGNYLKEWCHEPELLVRADQIPDAELWDAHIAAKQELLEFIKLESGVTLDIERPIIGFSRRMTAYKRPDLLFHDLEKLRSIAKHYPFQLVMSGKAHPRDQMGKQSIEKIHDYMRELGDDVPSVFLKNYNLEIALKMVAGADIWLNTPLPPHEASGTSGMKAALNGVINFSVLDGWWAEGCIEGVTGWGIKSSAEDPAVDVADLYSKLEHTVLPLYYNDRKGWIQVMKGAICKNAYYFNAHRMMRRYATEAYIR, encoded by the coding sequence ATGACGCCGCTCGAACCGTTTATCCATGTGCCTCGCATCGCTTATTTCTCGATGGAAATCGCCCTGCGCTCCGACATCCCGACTTATGCTGGCGGGTTGGGGGTGTTGGCAGGCGATACCTTGCGGGCGTCGGCCGACCTTGAGTTACCGCTGGTGGCGGTCACCCTGGTCAGCCGGTTGGGTTATTTCCGCCAGGAATTGGACGCTCAGGGCCGTCAGATCGAACATCCGGACCCATGGTCGCCAGAGCAATGGACGCGCAGGTTGGATGCCAAGATCTCTGTTCCCGTTGAAGGGCGTGATGTTTGGGTGCAGGCCTGGTTGTGGGTGGTCAAGGGAGTAATGGACTATCCGGTGCCGGTGATTTTGTTAGATACCGATGTCGATGAAAATGATCCCCGGGATCGAGAGCTTACTCACTATCTATATGGGGGCGATGAAAAATATCGGTTTAAGCAAGAAGTAGTGTTAGGTATCGGTGGTGCCCGCATGTTGCAGGCGCTGGGTTTTGATGTGCACACCTATCATATGAATGAAGGTCATTCAGCAATGCTGACTCTGCAATTGCTGTGGCGCTTCGAACATCCCGCTGAAAATAGTAAATCGAAATATGATGTTGAACGTGTCAGGCTGCTTTGTTTGTTCACAACTCACACACCTGTCGAAAGTGGGCATGATAAATTCTCATATGATCTGGTGAGAGAAGTGATTGACGATTTTGTTGATATTAACGTTATAAAAAGCCTGGCAGGAGAAGAGCATCTGAACATGACCAGCCTGGCGCTGAATTTAAGTAACTATGTCAATGGCGTGGCGAAAAGCCATGCCTTGCTATCCAACCACATGTTTCCAGGCTATCGTGTGCATGCTATTACCAATGGCGTCCATCCGGCAACCTGGGCCAGTAAGAGCTTTAATAAGTTGTATGGCAATTATTTGAAAGAGTGGTGTCATGAGCCAGAACTACTGGTACGTGCCGATCAAATTCCCGATGCTGAACTGTGGGATGCGCATATTGCAGCAAAGCAAGAGCTGCTTGAATTTATCAAGTTAGAGTCGGGCGTAACGCTGGATATCGAACGGCCGATTATCGGCTTTTCACGGCGCATGACGGCATACAAGCGGCCCGATCTGTTATTCCATGATCTTGAAAAGCTGAGATCAATTGCCAAGCATTATCCCTTTCAATTGGTGATGTCAGGCAAGGCACATCCTCGCGACCAGATGGGCAAACAATCGATTGAAAAGATCCATGATTATATGCGCGAGTTAGGGGATGATGTTCCGAGCGTCTTTCTTAAGAATTATAATCTGGAAATAGCGCTGAAAATGGTGGCGGGTGCCGACATTTGGCTGAACACTCCGTTGCCACCGCATGAGGCGTCAGGCACCAGCGGCATGAAGGCGGCGCTGAATGGAGTGATTAATTTTAGTGTGCTGGACGGATGGTGGGCCGAGGGGTGCATCGAAGGTGTTACCGGCTGGGGGATTAAAAGTTCAGCGGAAGATCCGGCCGTTGATGTGGCGGATTTGTACTCTAAACTAGAGCATACAGTGCTACCACTCTATTATAATGATCGCAAAGGCTGGATTCAGGTGATGAAGGGCGCGATTTGTAAAAATGCCTATTATTTCAATGCGCACCGTATGATGCGCCGCTATGCCACTGAGGCGTATATCCGCTGA
- a CDS encoding cyclic nucleotide-binding domain-containing protein: protein MDIYSLLDSVPTTLSGKAINYLMDFGQKQSFNTGDVIFREGDPSLKVFIILDGEATVIKGDSFGNSNIIAQAEKGAIFGEMGIFLDLRRSGTVVAKTALSVLCLKNEDFLSALQHFPDLSLRLFKSLSIKLDRANSRLANLMNAMCMVQVGTFILESQKNQNDPICMCNFEALSAETELKRRDIVNALINYNRLNIVTDLQFKDDAKAHLKINRKKLSNYLKRVSLNPSKT from the coding sequence ATGGATATATATTCACTACTAGACTCAGTACCTACCACCCTGAGCGGAAAGGCCATCAATTACTTGATGGATTTTGGCCAAAAACAGAGCTTTAATACTGGCGATGTGATTTTTCGTGAGGGCGACCCCAGCCTGAAGGTGTTTATCATCCTCGATGGGGAGGCCACCGTGATCAAGGGCGACTCGTTCGGCAACAGCAATATCATTGCACAGGCTGAAAAGGGGGCCATCTTCGGCGAAATGGGCATTTTTCTCGATCTGCGCCGCTCTGGAACTGTGGTCGCTAAAACAGCGTTATCGGTGCTCTGCCTCAAAAACGAGGATTTTCTCAGTGCCCTGCAACACTTTCCCGATTTATCACTACGCTTGTTCAAATCCCTGTCGATAAAGCTCGACCGGGCTAATAGCCGCCTGGCCAATCTCATGAACGCCATGTGCATGGTACAGGTAGGCACCTTCATCCTGGAATCACAAAAGAATCAGAACGACCCTATTTGCATGTGCAATTTCGAAGCCCTCAGCGCTGAAACGGAACTAAAACGGCGCGATATCGTAAATGCCCTCATCAATTACAATCGACTTAATATTGTCACCGATTTACAATTTAAAGATGACGCCAAGGCCCATCTGAAAATCAATCGCAAAAAACTTTCCAATTACCTGAAGCGTGTCTCGCTCAATCCGAGCAAGACCTAG
- the grxC gene encoding glutaredoxin 3: protein MTQPYIEIYTTRHCSFCQHAKRLLDSKGVEYIEYGLDFDPDERETMLQRSDGRRTVPQIFINNQHIGGYQDLVELESRGELDVLLGRSDVDGAV from the coding sequence ATGACCCAACCCTATATTGAGATTTACACTACCCGCCATTGCAGTTTTTGCCAGCATGCCAAACGATTGCTGGATTCCAAGGGCGTGGAATATATCGAGTATGGCCTGGATTTTGATCCGGATGAGCGCGAAACCATGTTGCAACGATCGGATGGGCGGCGCACGGTGCCGCAAATATTTATTAATAACCAGCATATCGGCGGTTACCAGGATTTGGTAGAGCTTGAGAGTCGTGGTGAACTCGATGTGCTGTTGGGCAGAAGTGATGTCGATGGCGCTGTATAG
- the cysK gene encoding cysteine synthase A: MKYFNDNSYAIGNTPLVRINKILGDSRALVLAKIEGRNPAYSVKCRIGSAMVWDAEERGALKPGMEIIEPTSGNTGIALAFVAAARGYKVTFTMPETMSIERRKVMKALGANLVLTEGAKGMPGAIAKAEELVAQNPSHYFMPQQFNNPANPAIHEKTTGPEIWDATEGKIDVLVAGVGTGGTITGISRYIKKTRGKKILSVAVEPEASPVITQTIAGEPVKPSPHKIQGIGAGFVPKNLDLEMIDRVERVSNDDAIEYARRLSLEEGILSGISCGAAVAAAQRLASDPAFAGKTIVVILPDSGERYLSSILFENIIA, translated from the coding sequence ATGAAATATTTCAATGACAACTCTTATGCTATTGGTAATACACCGCTGGTCCGCATCAACAAAATTCTGGGCGACAGCCGCGCCTTGGTTTTGGCCAAGATCGAAGGCCGCAACCCTGCCTATTCGGTTAAATGCCGTATCGGCTCCGCGATGGTTTGGGACGCCGAGGAACGCGGCGCATTGAAACCGGGAATGGAAATCATTGAGCCTACCAGCGGCAATACCGGTATCGCGTTGGCCTTTGTGGCTGCCGCACGCGGTTATAAAGTCACATTCACCATGCCGGAAACCATGAGCATTGAACGCCGCAAAGTGATGAAGGCGCTCGGCGCCAATCTGGTACTCACCGAAGGCGCCAAAGGCATGCCTGGCGCCATCGCCAAGGCCGAAGAATTGGTCGCGCAAAATCCCAGCCACTATTTCATGCCCCAACAATTCAACAATCCAGCGAATCCGGCGATTCATGAAAAAACCACTGGCCCCGAGATTTGGGACGCTACTGAAGGCAAGATCGATGTCTTGGTGGCAGGTGTTGGCACCGGCGGCACCATCACCGGTATTTCACGATATATCAAGAAGACGCGCGGCAAAAAAATCCTCTCGGTAGCCGTTGAACCTGAGGCCAGCCCGGTCATCACCCAAACCATAGCCGGTGAACCGGTAAAACCCTCGCCACATAAGATACAAGGTATCGGCGCGGGCTTTGTACCCAAGAATCTTGACCTGGAAATGATCGATCGCGTCGAGCGCGTCAGTAATGATGACGCGATTGAATATGCGCGGCGTTTGTCATTGGAAGAAGGCATCCTCAGCGGAATTTCTTGCGGCGCGGCGGTCGCTGCCGCACAACGACTGGCCAGCGACCCAGCCTTTGCCGGCAAGACCATTGTTGTCATCCTTCCGGACTCTGGCGAGCGTTATTTATCTTCAATACTTTTCGAAAACATTATTGCTTGA
- a CDS encoding AEC family transporter, with amino-acid sequence MFEVMVKMAALIACGIGWRIIKPFQLEADHVRQVLTSLVYGLLLPALAIQVLWQAPLGLDTLRLSLSAALGVLGALLLAFIAFRIGKTSAANAGAMILAASFPNATYLGLPVLEHFLGPEGRSIAIQYDLFACTPLLLTLGIIIAQRYGNTDTQFHPLRSMLTVPPLWGAVLGVTLNLSQTPMPAWIAEWLQMLGGAVVPLMLFALGLSLRWSSWQSAYLVILPPVIVIQLFAMPLIVAVFGAWLELPQPLLTGAIIEAAMPSMVLGLVICDRFKLNTELYAMVVTITTALSMFTIPLWFGWASAF; translated from the coding sequence ATGTTTGAAGTCATGGTAAAAATGGCCGCCCTGATCGCCTGCGGTATCGGTTGGCGCATTATCAAGCCCTTCCAATTAGAGGCCGACCATGTCAGACAAGTGCTGACCAGCTTGGTGTATGGCCTGCTATTACCCGCCTTGGCAATCCAAGTCCTGTGGCAAGCCCCATTGGGACTCGATACGCTTCGTCTTTCACTGAGTGCCGCACTAGGTGTGTTGGGTGCGCTGCTCCTGGCCTTTATTGCCTTTCGTATTGGAAAAACTTCAGCTGCCAATGCGGGTGCAATGATTCTCGCCGCCAGCTTTCCCAATGCCACTTATCTCGGCCTTCCTGTACTTGAACATTTTCTAGGCCCCGAGGGCCGTAGTATCGCGATTCAATATGACCTCTTTGCCTGCACACCTCTCTTGCTCACACTGGGTATCATCATCGCGCAGCGGTATGGCAACACCGACACTCAATTTCATCCGCTACGGTCTATGCTCACAGTCCCGCCGCTATGGGGCGCCGTGCTGGGTGTGACACTCAACCTCAGCCAAACACCGATGCCCGCGTGGATTGCCGAGTGGCTACAAATGCTGGGCGGCGCTGTTGTGCCGCTGATGCTTTTTGCACTAGGATTAAGCTTGCGATGGTCCAGCTGGCAATCCGCTTATCTTGTTATTCTGCCGCCAGTGATTGTGATTCAATTATTCGCCATGCCGCTGATTGTCGCCGTGTTTGGGGCCTGGCTTGAACTACCTCAACCATTACTTACCGGCGCCATTATCGAAGCCGCGATGCCCAGCATGGTATTGGGACTTGTTATTTGCGATCGTTTTAAATTAAACACCGAGCTTTATGCCATGGTGGTCACGATTACGACGGCATTGAGCATGTTCACCATTCCTTTGTGGTTTGGCTGGGCGAGCGCCTTTTAG
- a CDS encoding flavin reductase family protein, translating to MAKRTFPLSKVYSLLEPGPVVMVTTARKGRTNIMTMSWHTMMEFEPPLIGCVISNRNYSFDTLKAAKECVINIPTVDLAKAVVGCGNTSGRKLDKFQAFDLTPVTASLVKTPLIDECYANLECTVVDTRMVNKYNFFILEVLKAWIDPKIKDPETIHHRGRGTFMVAGETIKLPSRMK from the coding sequence ATGGCAAAAAGAACCTTTCCATTGTCCAAGGTCTATAGCCTGCTTGAGCCGGGACCCGTGGTGATGGTCACAACCGCGCGCAAAGGCCGGACCAACATCATGACTATGTCATGGCACACGATGATGGAGTTTGAGCCACCACTTATCGGTTGCGTAATCAGTAACCGCAATTACAGCTTCGATACCCTGAAGGCGGCCAAAGAGTGCGTGATCAACATTCCGACTGTCGATCTCGCGAAAGCGGTCGTCGGTTGCGGCAACACCTCCGGACGCAAGCTCGACAAGTTCCAAGCCTTTGACCTCACGCCGGTGACTGCCTCACTCGTCAAGACTCCACTCATCGACGAGTGTTATGCCAACCTTGAATGCACGGTTGTCGATACACGGATGGTGAACAAATACAACTTCTTTATCCTTGAAGTGCTCAAAGCCTGGATCGACCCGAAAATTAAAGATCCAGAAACCATCCATCATCGCGGTCGCGGCACATTCATGGTGGCGGGCGAAACAATCAAACTGCCTTCCCGGATGAAATGA
- the purT gene encoding formate-dependent phosphoribosylglycinamide formyltransferase — protein MKIGTPLSPTATRVMLLGAGELGKEVIIALQRLGIEVIAVDRYPNAPGHQVAHRAHVIDMTDGAALRRLVEQERPHLIVPEIEAIATNMLAEIERDGLAEVVPTARATRLTMNREGIRRLAAETLELPTSHYAFADSLNQLKMAIDGGIGYPCLIKPVMSSSGKGQSMVRASEDVAKAWDYAMSAGRVKGGRVIVESFIDFDFEITLLAVRAKNERGEVETYFCDPIGHVQVNGDYVESWQPQAMSPKALERSQQIAAAVTGNLGGRGIFGVELFVKGDQVWFSEVSPRPHDTGMVTMITQQQNEFELHARAILGLPVDTQMRSPGASAVIYGGMDKAGIAYEGIAQALQVPQTELRLFGKPEAFSTRRMGVALAWAGDTTLARERAKAAAKKVTPVAG, from the coding sequence ATGAAGATCGGAACGCCACTATCACCGACAGCCACGCGCGTCATGTTGCTGGGCGCGGGAGAGCTAGGCAAAGAAGTGATTATTGCTTTGCAGCGTTTGGGAATTGAAGTTATTGCAGTTGATCGTTACCCCAATGCGCCAGGACACCAGGTGGCGCATCGTGCACATGTCATTGATATGACCGATGGGGCGGCCTTGCGGCGCTTGGTCGAGCAAGAGCGGCCACATTTGATCGTGCCGGAAATCGAAGCCATTGCGACGAATATGCTGGCCGAGATTGAGCGGGATGGTTTGGCGGAAGTGGTACCGACAGCGCGGGCGACGCGGTTGACGATGAATCGTGAAGGCATTCGCCGTTTGGCAGCCGAAACATTGGAGTTGCCGACTTCGCATTACGCCTTTGCCGACAGTTTAAATCAATTGAAAATGGCCATCGATGGCGGGATTGGTTATCCGTGCTTGATCAAGCCGGTAATGTCTTCTTCTGGCAAGGGTCAGTCAATGGTGCGCGCATCTGAGGATGTCGCAAAGGCCTGGGATTACGCCATGAGCGCGGGCCGGGTCAAGGGTGGGCGTGTGATCGTCGAAAGTTTTATCGATTTTGATTTTGAGATTACCTTGCTCGCCGTGCGCGCCAAAAATGAACGCGGTGAAGTTGAAACCTATTTTTGCGATCCGATTGGTCATGTGCAGGTCAATGGCGATTATGTCGAAAGCTGGCAGCCGCAGGCCATGTCGCCAAAAGCACTAGAGCGGTCACAGCAAATTGCGGCAGCAGTGACTGGGAACCTGGGTGGTCGCGGAATTTTTGGTGTTGAATTGTTCGTGAAAGGCGATCAGGTCTGGTTTAGTGAAGTGAGTCCTCGACCGCATGATACCGGTATGGTGACGATGATTACACAGCAGCAAAATGAATTTGAGCTTCATGCGCGGGCAATTCTTGGGTTACCGGTGGATACTCAGATGCGTAGTCCCGGCGCCAGTGCCGTGATTTATGGTGGTATGGATAAGGCGGGTATCGCTTATGAAGGCATTGCACAGGCGTTGCAAGTTCCTCAAACCGAGTTACGCTTGTTTGGCAAGCCCGAGGCATTTTCAACGCGGCGGATGGGTGTGGCACTGGCGTGGGCCGGTGATACTACTCTGGCAAGAGAACGCGCCAAAGCGGCAGCGAAGAAAGTAACCCCCGTTGCGGGGTAG